The Branchiostoma floridae strain S238N-H82 chromosome 17, Bfl_VNyyK, whole genome shotgun sequence genome has a window encoding:
- the LOC118404471 gene encoding tripartite motif-containing protein 2-like, translated as MAAASPSLGTQFMEELTCSICLELFTRPKMLPCQHTFCQDCLQDLASRKVPLRCPNCRQQVRLPPQGVAGLPDNHLVTSLCERLQNQATLSGETREQPQSGHRCSFHPSEKLKLYCKPCQVPLCVDCVEEGHDGHPNISLAKATQERRSSAQVLISEGRSILESYSSFIRGLREKEKTLIEQKQQTDNSIIQTYNQIVQKLTEKKDHLLSESQQNYNKNLVKIQTERDRVLADVNELSAACDQAEQELQQGWVEILSQQTALTDIVGKYRGKAAPTPVQTQPAVFQPTDTTVPVLGHVTVQSLPSAPIPAEPAPIPAEPAPIPAVPAAGGTGHHHGNQRQEKPLSQRVTFGQEGSGTGQFQGPYGVAVSDEGEIFVADYWNQRIQVFTLQGTFVRQFPTVVSGEEKMKPYDVAMDGEGNLWVVGVTRSDEFAVLYNKQGRVLRMFGLQKTGRSRGVAMDTRRNNILITQITGDRPNHHGEVLVFRPDGTLVRTVGQQQGMGYPGYITVDGEVNILVSDWI; from the exons ATGGCGGCTGCATCGCCAAGTTTGGGGACACAATTCATGGAAGAACTGACCTGCAgtatctgcctggagctgttcaccaggcccaagatgctgccctgtcagcacaccttctgtcaggactgtctacaggaccTTGCAAGCAGGAAAGTGCCCTTGCGGTGCCCAAACTGTCGTCAGCAGGTCAGGCTGCCACCCCAGGGGGTCGCAG GTTTGCCAGACAACCACCTGGTTACAAGTCTGTGTGAGAGGCTGCAAAACCAGGCTACACTGTCAGGGGAAACAAGGGAACAACCCCAGTCTGGACACAGGTGCAGTTTTCACCCCTCTGAGAAGCTAAAACTCTATTGTAAACCATGCCAAGTTCCTCTGTGTGTAGACTGTGTAGAAGAAGGCCATGATGGACATCCGAACATAAGTCTTGCAAAAGCCACACAGGAAAGAAGATCCTCTGCCCAGGTCTTAATCAGTGAGGGGAGGAGCATTTTAGAAAGTTACAGCAGCTTCATCAGAGGCCTGAGGGAAAAAGAGAAAACCCTGATTGAACAGAAACAGCAGACAGACAACAGCATAATTCAGACCTACAACCAAATAGTGCAGAAACTCACAGAGAAAAAAGACCACCTCTTGTCTGAATCACAACAAAATTACAACAAGAACTTGGTGAAAATACAGACTGAAAGGGACAGAGTGTTAGCAGATGTcaatgaactgtctgctgcctgtgatcAAGCAGAACAAGAACTGCAGCAGGGATGGGTCGAGATTCTCAGTCAGCAAACCGCTTTGACAGACATTGTAGGAAAGTACAGAGGAAAAGCAGCACCAACTCctgtacaaacccagcctgctgtctttcaGCCCACAGACACCACAGTGCCAGTATTGGGACATGTGACGGTCCAGTCTCTCCCATCTGCACCAATCCCAGCAGAACCTGCACCAATCCCAGCAGAACCTGCACCAATCCCAGCAGTCCCTGCAGCAGGGGGcacaggtcatcaccatggtaaccaaaggCAAGAGAAGCCTCTGTCTCAGAGGGTGACATTTGGTCAAGAGGGATCAGGAACAGGACAGTTCCAGGGTCCATATGGTGTTGCAGTGTCAGATGAAGGTGAGATCTTTGTAGCAGACTATTGGAACCAGAGAATCCAAGTtttcaccctgcagggaacatttgtGAGACAGTTCCCAACAGTTGTGTCAGGTGAAGAGAAGATGAAACCATATGATGTGGCCATGGACGgagaggggaacctgtgggtggtgggggtgACACGCTCTGATGAATTTGCTGTACTGTATAACAAACAGGGCAGGGTGCTGAGGATGTTTGGCTTGCAGAAGACAGGGAGGAGCAGAGGAGTTGCCatggacaccaggaggaacaacatcctcatcacacaaatcACAGGAGACAGGCCCAACCACCATGGTGAAGTTTTGGTGTTCAGGCCAGACGGGACACttgtgagaactgtgggtcagcagcaggggatgGGTTACCCAGGATACatcactgtggacggggaagtgaacattcttgtgtcagactgG ATATGA